Proteins from a single region of Corynebacterium casei LMG S-19264:
- a CDS encoding amidohydrolase family protein, whose protein sequence is MYDAPLISPENKDSSAEIFASLPKIVLSAAVPAGQSVADAVSTTLNELDTNGVIYAELRLNPADFADSLNDASLADAISQATAAIQAHKVDARIILTANTEAANVAEIADAAIAHEDVVGFALVGENTAAHVGVLKKLQDNFVPVVVEGGFEDIEAGVKAGATRVAVGVDIIDDFAATVEGIEPGKMTSWIRDRHIAVETNPDEDIANGDVDSLADHPLPLLQQLGFTCAVGTTALTQQFISLSEDLGYGLEEFFELTVAAIQNSFTTQEHRQHIIESVILPAYEELSDAEFAEDAADFDSEDAGDSDED, encoded by the coding sequence ATGTATGACGCGCCTTTAATTAGCCCTGAAAACAAAGATTCCTCCGCAGAAATCTTCGCCTCCCTACCCAAGATCGTCCTCTCCGCCGCTGTCCCCGCAGGGCAAAGCGTTGCCGATGCCGTTTCTACGACCTTGAATGAACTTGATACCAACGGTGTGATCTATGCCGAGTTACGGCTGAATCCGGCTGATTTCGCAGATTCCCTTAATGATGCATCGCTTGCCGATGCCATCTCCCAGGCCACCGCCGCCATCCAAGCGCACAAGGTGGATGCGCGCATTATCCTCACCGCGAATACTGAGGCAGCAAACGTGGCCGAAATTGCTGATGCCGCTATTGCTCATGAGGACGTCGTGGGCTTTGCCCTTGTTGGTGAGAACACTGCCGCGCATGTGGGCGTGCTGAAGAAGCTGCAGGATAATTTTGTCCCAGTTGTGGTGGAAGGCGGCTTTGAAGATATTGAAGCTGGCGTGAAAGCAGGTGCCACCCGCGTGGCCGTGGGCGTGGACATCATTGATGACTTCGCGGCAACAGTTGAAGGCATTGAGCCAGGTAAGATGACCAGCTGGATTCGTGACCGCCATATTGCCGTGGAAACCAATCCGGATGAAGATATTGCCAATGGTGATGTCGATTCCCTGGCAGATCACCCATTACCTTTGCTTCAGCAGCTGGGCTTTACCTGCGCTGTGGGCACCACCGCGCTGACCCAGCAATTCATTTCCCTCAGTGAAGACTTGGGCTATGGCTTGGAGGAGTTCTTTGAACTGACCGTGGCAGCTATTCAAAACAGCTTCACCACCCAGGAACACCGCCAGCACATCATTGAGTCCGTCATCTTGCCTGCCTATGAAGAACTATCTGATGCCGAGTTTGCCGAAGACGCTGCCGACTTTGACTCCGAAGACGCCGGAGACTCCGACGAGGATTAA